The proteins below come from a single Candidatus Bathyarchaeota archaeon genomic window:
- the cbiQ gene encoding cobalt ECF transporter T component CbiQ, whose translation MLLALFILPLILVSTNMAGTDDAAANIITAQGYTPWFTPVLELPEEFIEVLFGVQALIGASIIAYIVIKTRRKNKQQPRVHHGHMHRRRSNEGHANLSAQIDRYAYINQLAKTSPATKIFFAASLLLLSVLSPNPVVPITVFVISLILILAVAQIPIRFYFNLFLYPLAFAGLSCTFIALFFGNQAPLVEVPFPWFTWTIYTNGITIALATFFRVLGAISALFFLVLTTTMNDLFISLRKIRVPKVLIEISLLIYRYIFVFMEVAAKMTTAQKLRLGQTGYLKRIRQTSLLAANLFVRTLEQGERTFTAMNARGYDGNIRVLEDQPKSNWVTIAGIIVLDVMFTLIALNIIHIWSFW comes from the coding sequence ATACTTTTGGCGCTGTTTATTCTGCCGCTTATCTTGGTCTCCACAAACATGGCTGGGACTGACGACGCCGCAGCCAACATTATCACCGCTCAAGGCTACACGCCATGGTTCACCCCGGTCCTGGAATTGCCTGAAGAGTTCATTGAGGTGCTTTTCGGGGTGCAAGCCCTCATCGGCGCCTCCATAATCGCCTACATAGTGATAAAGACAAGACGCAAAAACAAACAGCAACCCCGCGTCCACCATGGACATATGCACCGCCGCAGAAGCAATGAAGGCCATGCCAACCTATCCGCTCAAATCGACCGCTACGCCTACATCAACCAATTGGCAAAAACTAGCCCCGCCACCAAAATCTTCTTCGCAGCTTCCCTGCTCCTGTTAAGCGTTCTCTCACCCAACCCTGTGGTGCCTATAACCGTCTTTGTCATATCCCTTATCTTAATCTTGGCGGTAGCGCAGATTCCAATCCGCTTCTACTTCAACCTCTTCCTCTACCCCCTCGCGTTCGCCGGCTTAAGCTGCACATTTATCGCTTTGTTCTTCGGCAACCAGGCACCGCTTGTGGAGGTTCCGTTCCCATGGTTCACCTGGACCATCTACACCAACGGCATAACTATCGCCTTAGCCACATTCTTCCGGGTTCTAGGCGCCATCTCAGCCCTATTCTTTTTGGTGCTAACAACCACAATGAACGACCTCTTCATAAGCCTAAGAAAAATCCGTGTGCCCAAAGTGCTAATCGAAATCAGCCTGCTAATCTACCGCTACATATTCGTCTTCATGGAAGTCGCCGCCAAAATGACCACCGCACAGAAGCTGCGCCTGGGGCAGACCGGCTACCTGAAACGTATCCGCCAAACTTCGCTTCTCGCAGCCAACCTCTTTGTCCGCACGTTGGAGCAGGGAGAACGCACCTTTACGGCTATGAACGCAAGGGGCTACGATGGAAACATCCGTGTCCTTGAAGACCAACCTAAATCCAACTGGGTAACCATCGCAGGCATAATTGTTCTGGACGTTATGTTTACCCTTATCGCATTAAACATAATTCACATTTGGAGTTTCTGGTAA
- a CDS encoding ATP-binding cassette domain-containing protein, with protein MLFRIENLVHEYSDGTVALDDISISFDHAERIALLGTNGSGKTTLLNHLNGILKPTSGRIFFDDKPLQYNAKSLLELRRRVGFVFQDPNDQLFAPTVKQDVAFGPLNLGYTSEHVKELVDEALTIVGMSEYADKPPHFLSGGQKKRVALAGVLAMQPEVIIMDEPTSSLDPRATSEILHLLLQLNKEKSITLLLATHDVDLVPLFASKMYVLDKGKLVSVGTPRESFSNAELIRKVNLRSPRLTHLFEVLKTEDHLPISDQLPLTIGEARKEILRLLSMNDNSK; from the coding sequence ATGTTGTTTAGAATAGAAAACCTTGTTCACGAATACTCCGACGGCACCGTAGCCCTCGATGACATATCAATAAGCTTTGACCATGCAGAACGCATAGCGCTCCTTGGCACCAACGGCTCAGGAAAAACCACCCTGCTAAACCACCTAAACGGCATCTTAAAGCCCACCAGCGGCAGAATCTTTTTCGATGACAAGCCACTACAATATAATGCCAAATCGCTGCTGGAACTGCGACGACGCGTCGGCTTCGTCTTCCAAGACCCCAACGACCAACTATTCGCCCCAACTGTCAAACAGGATGTTGCGTTCGGACCATTAAACTTGGGCTATACCTCCGAGCATGTTAAGGAACTGGTAGATGAAGCCCTCACAATTGTTGGCATGTCTGAGTATGCCGATAAGCCCCCTCACTTCTTAAGCGGCGGCCAAAAAAAACGTGTAGCTCTAGCCGGCGTGCTTGCTATGCAGCCTGAAGTCATCATAATGGACGAGCCAACCTCCAGCCTTGACCCACGCGCCACAAGCGAGATCCTGCATTTACTACTGCAGCTTAACAAAGAGAAAAGTATAACGCTGCTTCTGGCAACCCATGACGTGGATTTGGTGCCGTTGTTCGCCAGCAAAATGTATGTGCTTGACAAAGGCAAACTTGTATCTGTAGGTACTCCAAGGGAAAGTTTCTCGAACGCCGAGTTAATCCGCAAAGTTAACCTCCGCTCGCCCCGCTTAACCCACCTCTTTGAGGTGCTTAAAACCGAAGATCACCTGCCCATCTCCGATCAGCTACCCCTCACCATCGGTGAAGCCCGAAAAGAAATTCTTAGGCTTTTAAGCATGAATGACAATTCCAAATAG
- a CDS encoding nickel/cobalt transporter, which produces MSAFEATLVGVVVIGLLHGLEPGHGWPLALLYSAKTTRPTFYAFVSSAILAGAHFVSSIAVVLIYLVVSVFYDFSSPILSYIAAVVLVILGVRMLLEKVKPELEAQHGHFHDNARELTHIHQHDHGEGEVHSHEHLHPKRLNMSLWKLASCAFVLGFAHEEEFALLALAVGGVSPLLLMASYGVAVAAGLIGVTLLGVVMYERVKDRIARFEKYIPKVSGAILLAMAAAMVLGVL; this is translated from the coding sequence ATGAGTGCCTTTGAAGCAACCTTAGTGGGCGTCGTAGTCATCGGGTTACTGCATGGGCTTGAGCCGGGGCACGGCTGGCCTCTGGCGCTGCTTTACTCCGCCAAAACCACCCGCCCCACCTTCTATGCGTTTGTAAGCTCCGCGATTCTGGCGGGAGCGCATTTCGTATCCTCCATTGCGGTGGTGCTCATCTACTTAGTGGTGAGTGTTTTCTATGATTTCTCCAGTCCCATCCTTAGCTACATCGCTGCTGTGGTTTTGGTGATTTTAGGCGTCCGGATGCTGCTGGAGAAAGTGAAACCCGAGTTGGAGGCGCAGCATGGGCACTTCCACGACAACGCCCGCGAATTAACCCATATCCACCAGCATGACCACGGCGAAGGCGAAGTCCACAGCCACGAGCACCTGCACCCCAAACGGCTGAATATGAGCCTCTGGAAGCTGGCGAGTTGCGCGTTTGTTTTGGGGTTTGCGCATGAGGAAGAGTTTGCGTTGTTGGCGTTGGCGGTGGGCGGGGTGAGTCCATTGTTGTTGATGGCTTCGTATGGGGTGGCGGTGGCGGCTGGGCTTATCGGTGTGACGCTGCTGGGCGTAGTGATGTATGAGCGCGTCAAGGACCGCATTGCTCGCTTCGAGAAGTATATTCCTAAGGTCAGCGGCGCTATCTTGCTGGCTATGGCGGCGGCGATGGTGCTGGGCGTTCTATGA
- a CDS encoding ABC transporter ATP-binding protein, whose product MVTLSVNGVECRYGSIKILQDISLDVKPGDFVGILGPNGSGKTTLLKSISRVLKPHGGSILIDKDDIYRLKPMDVAKKMAVVPQDSMVGFNFSVMDVVLMGRNPHLGQFQMESAKDVDVARKAMMLTNTWKLASRSVQELSGGERQRVIIARAIAQEPKILLLDEPMNNLDIINQLEIMDLVKSLCVKHDLAVLAVIHDLNMAARYCTSVLMLKEGKVFAAGVVDKVLTSENIRSVFSVDALVRKNFVTNSLDIVPLSPRRANVEQKCSIHLICGAGTGTMLMKTLVDEGYSVTAGVLNQLDSDYEACQMLKVPVVMDAPFSAITNDAYNSNLEVIANASIVVLTSVPFGLGNLKNLEAAKEALRRGIPVYVIDEVPIENRDFTGGKATELMRGLRRDGAVFVAQPSDIFGLLKVSEAKQVGLPERSLAGHLKEKA is encoded by the coding sequence ATGGTGACGTTAAGCGTAAATGGAGTAGAATGCCGCTACGGCTCCATCAAAATCTTACAGGACATCAGCTTAGACGTCAAGCCCGGCGATTTCGTAGGTATCCTTGGCCCCAACGGCTCAGGCAAAACCACCCTCCTTAAAAGCATAAGCCGAGTGCTCAAGCCCCATGGCGGCTCCATACTCATCGACAAAGACGACATTTACCGGCTTAAACCGATGGATGTTGCTAAGAAGATGGCGGTGGTTCCCCAGGACAGCATGGTCGGCTTCAACTTCTCGGTGATGGATGTTGTGCTGATGGGCCGCAACCCCCATCTGGGGCAATTCCAGATGGAGTCAGCAAAAGACGTCGATGTCGCCCGAAAAGCGATGATGTTGACTAACACCTGGAAATTAGCCAGCCGATCCGTGCAGGAGCTAAGCGGCGGCGAGCGGCAACGTGTAATCATTGCCCGCGCGATAGCGCAGGAACCCAAAATACTGCTTTTAGATGAACCCATGAATAACCTGGACATAATTAATCAGCTGGAAATCATGGATTTGGTGAAGAGCCTCTGCGTTAAGCATGACTTAGCGGTTTTAGCGGTTATCCATGACTTAAACATGGCGGCTCGATACTGCACCTCGGTATTGATGCTTAAGGAAGGAAAAGTCTTCGCCGCCGGCGTAGTTGACAAGGTTTTGACCAGCGAGAACATACGCAGCGTCTTCTCAGTGGATGCGTTGGTGCGCAAAAACTTTGTAACTAACTCCCTTGATATTGTTCCACTTTCCCCCCGGAGAGCTAATGTGGAGCAGAAATGCAGTATCCACTTGATCTGCGGCGCCGGAACGGGAACGATGCTGATGAAGACTCTGGTGGATGAGGGCTACTCCGTCACGGCAGGCGTCCTCAACCAGCTAGACTCAGATTACGAGGCCTGCCAGATGCTTAAGGTCCCCGTGGTGATGGATGCCCCCTTCTCAGCCATAACCAACGACGCCTACAACTCGAACCTGGAAGTCATCGCCAACGCAAGCATCGTGGTTTTAACTTCTGTTCCCTTCGGCTTAGGCAACCTTAAGAACCTGGAGGCTGCCAAAGAGGCGCTGAGGCGCGGCATCCCCGTCTACGTTATAGATGAGGTGCCTATAGAGAATCGGGACTTCACTGGCGGGAAAGCCACGGAGCTTATGCGTGGTTTGAGGCGGGATGGCGCTGTTTTTGTTGCTCAGCCCTCGGATATTTTTGGGTTGCTTAAGGTTTCTGAGGCTAAGCAGGTTGGGTTGCCTGAGCGGTCTTTGGCGGGTCATTTGAAAGAGAAAGCTTAG
- a CDS encoding iron ABC transporter permease, translating to MTSNIETAYSKRSKRWKLILALLVIGLFFTVIVSLNIGYAPISFSEILAILGRQIPLLNTSIHSSSILPSTAAIILDIRLPRVLAAVVIGAGLAASGVLYQGVFKNPMADPYVLGVSAGASVGAGVGILFGSGLSLLGFPIAQTAAFIAALATVFIVYNISRVGSRVPEMTLLLSGIAITIFLSAVYQIMQVVSTNFELHALVSYMIGGISNVGWSAIWKITPFIIVGIVLSYIFARDLNMISLGEDTAQHLGVNTERTKKILLTLGAMMTAAAVSISGLIGFVGLMIPHITRLLMGPDHRLLLPASVVVGAIFLVVCDALARVITGAAELPVGVITAIAGGPFFIFLLRRKKMNYRM from the coding sequence GTGACAAGCAACATAGAAACCGCGTATTCGAAGCGTTCAAAGCGTTGGAAACTAATCCTGGCTTTGCTTGTCATCGGCCTATTTTTCACAGTCATTGTTTCTTTAAACATCGGTTACGCACCGATCTCTTTCTCAGAGATCTTGGCAATACTGGGCAGGCAGATTCCCCTGCTTAACACCTCCATCCACTCCTCCTCGATTCTTCCAAGCACCGCAGCCATAATTCTCGACATCCGCTTACCCCGCGTTTTAGCCGCCGTCGTCATCGGCGCCGGTTTAGCCGCTTCAGGCGTCCTCTACCAGGGCGTATTTAAGAATCCGATGGCTGACCCCTACGTGCTGGGGGTATCCGCAGGCGCGTCAGTGGGAGCAGGCGTCGGAATACTGTTTGGTTCGGGCCTTAGCCTGCTGGGGTTCCCGATTGCCCAGACAGCGGCGTTCATCGCTGCATTAGCCACGGTGTTTATCGTCTATAACATCTCCCGAGTCGGCTCTAGGGTGCCTGAGATGACGCTTCTGCTTTCAGGAATCGCCATAACGATCTTTCTCTCCGCCGTTTACCAGATTATGCAGGTTGTTTCAACCAACTTTGAACTCCACGCGCTCGTCAGCTACATGATCGGCGGCATATCAAACGTGGGTTGGAGCGCTATCTGGAAGATAACTCCCTTCATCATAGTCGGCATAGTGCTCTCCTACATCTTCGCCCGGGACCTAAACATGATATCGCTAGGCGAAGACACTGCTCAGCATCTGGGCGTAAACACCGAGCGCACCAAAAAGATACTGCTGACTTTGGGTGCAATGATGACTGCCGCCGCGGTTTCAATCAGTGGCCTCATCGGGTTTGTGGGCTTGATGATACCGCATATTACGCGGTTGCTGATGGGCCCGGATCATAGGCTGCTGCTTCCCGCGTCGGTTGTTGTAGGCGCAATTTTCCTTGTTGTCTGCGACGCCTTAGCTAGAGTTATCACTGGCGCTGCAGAGTTGCCCGTCGGCGTGATAACCGCCATCGCGGGGGGACCCTTCTTTATTTTCCTGCTTCGAAGAAAGAAGATGAATTATAGGATGTGA